One genomic segment of Fusobacterium mortiferum ATCC 9817 includes these proteins:
- a CDS encoding LacI family DNA-binding transcriptional regulator, with protein MSKKITILDIAKLSGVGKSTVSRFFNNGYVSEEVREKIQRVIDEHGYAPNLFARGIKTKNNKFIGVIVPCFDSTTTSTILMNLDTKLRGEGYIPLIINTNHDIELEKANLDNLWRLNVEGIIILATQITPEHKNFVKRTQLPTLFVGQICSNGYSIINNENEAGKKIGNKVLKANLKKILYIGVDEKDITVGVTRREAVFKILRKSPDIEITEIKSDFSLEKTEILVDEYLKNNSPDCIVSATDNMAFGAMKAIYRHGYKIPEDISILGFGGYKISDVVTPRLTTIKYNNEMTGKLAAETIIKLIRNEEVPKIQKIDYEFLDRESVK; from the coding sequence ATGAGTAAAAAAATAACGATTTTAGATATAGCAAAACTTTCTGGAGTGGGAAAGAGTACTGTTTCAAGATTTTTTAATAATGGATATGTAAGTGAAGAGGTCAGAGAAAAAATTCAAAGGGTCATTGATGAACATGGATATGCTCCTAATCTTTTTGCTAGAGGAATTAAAACTAAAAATAATAAGTTTATAGGAGTTATTGTTCCATGTTTTGATTCTACTACTACATCAACTATTTTAATGAACTTAGATACAAAATTAAGGGGAGAGGGGTATATTCCTCTTATTATAAATACTAATCATGATATTGAATTAGAAAAGGCAAATCTTGACAATCTTTGGCGTTTAAATGTCGAAGGTATAATTATTTTAGCCACTCAAATTACTCCTGAGCATAAAAACTTTGTAAAGAGAACTCAGCTTCCAACTCTTTTTGTAGGGCAAATTTGTTCAAATGGGTACTCTATAATTAACAATGAAAATGAAGCTGGAAAAAAGATTGGAAATAAGGTTTTAAAAGCAAATTTAAAAAAGATTCTTTATATTGGAGTAGATGAAAAAGATATTACTGTAGGGGTTACTAGAAGAGAGGCTGTTTTTAAAATTTTAAGGAAATCTCCTGATATTGAAATTACTGAAATAAAAAGTGATTTCTCTCTTGAGAAAACTGAGATTTTAGTAGATGAGTATTTAAAAAATAATAGCCCTGATTGTATAGTATCTGCTACTGATAATATGGCTTTTGGAGCTATGAAAGCGATCTATAGACATGGATATAAAATTCCAGAAGATATATCTATTTTAGGTTTTGGTGGATATAAAATTTCAGATGTAGTTACTCCTAGATTGACAACAATAAAATATAACAATGAAATGACAGGAAAATTAGCTGCTGAAACTATAATAAAATTAATTAGAAATGAAGAAGTTCCTAAAATTCAAAAAATAGATTATGAGTTTTTAGATAGGGAGAGTGTAAAATAA
- a CDS encoding MATE family efflux transporter — translation MGFLSTNVEKRREMILNRNILNTLLFLSFPTLLMGMVQSLIPLSDGLFLNRTSGYLVAAAVGFGQPIINIINALSQGLGVASMAIVGQINGTGDLEEVKKVSTQIMVFSFIIGLVVAPTSIIFASVVSKSISPEIAYDVFLYLSLYAIVIPMLFMAAIFNAIKNATGQPEATLIRMIILLLLKIIFNSIFLAVLHWGVIGAVMASLCSYIVIAIWMYYDLFIKESMTKLDLRGFSFDFKLLKRLLKLALPTMLTYSLINFGFFLINMEVERYGAYVLTAQTIASNINAMCFNLPSSIGTTVTTMVSMNIGARKPRNAKKSFIYGCRVSVIISLIIIVLFLPSSNYLVRLFQDNETIVNLADHSLKIYTFSIIGFGIYMVSQGAFIGLGRTRLPLSMGILRVWFIRYIFILITKRWLGVDSVFWGNLVSNYIAGFLFYYIVTKTPWKSVLKR, via the coding sequence ATGGGGTTTTTATCTACGAATGTTGAAAAACGTCGTGAAATGATTTTAAATAGAAATATTCTTAACACATTATTGTTTCTTTCTTTTCCAACTTTATTGATGGGGATGGTTCAATCTCTTATTCCTCTATCTGATGGGTTATTTTTAAATAGAACCTCAGGATATTTAGTAGCTGCTGCTGTTGGATTTGGGCAACCTATTATAAATATAATAAATGCCTTATCTCAAGGACTGGGAGTTGCTTCTATGGCAATAGTTGGACAAATAAATGGAACAGGAGATTTGGAGGAAGTAAAAAAAGTTTCGACTCAGATAATGGTATTTTCTTTTATAATTGGATTAGTGGTGGCTCCCACATCAATTATTTTTGCTTCAGTGGTTTCTAAAAGTATTAGTCCAGAGATAGCTTATGATGTTTTTCTATACTTGAGCCTTTATGCTATTGTTATTCCAATGCTTTTTATGGCGGCTATTTTTAATGCTATAAAAAATGCAACTGGACAACCAGAGGCTACACTTATAAGAATGATAATTTTACTTTTATTAAAAATAATTTTTAATAGTATTTTTTTGGCTGTACTTCATTGGGGAGTTATTGGAGCGGTGATGGCGTCTCTTTGTTCTTATATAGTAATTGCAATTTGGATGTATTATGACCTTTTTATAAAAGAGAGTATGACAAAATTAGATTTGAGGGGTTTTAGTTTTGACTTTAAACTTTTAAAAAGGTTATTAAAATTAGCTCTTCCTACAATGTTAACATATTCTTTAATAAATTTTGGATTTTTCTTAATAAATATGGAAGTAGAAAGATATGGTGCTTATGTATTAACAGCACAAACAATAGCAAGTAATATTAATGCTATGTGTTTTAACTTACCATCTTCAATAGGAACAACAGTAACAACTATGGTAAGTATGAATATAGGGGCAAGAAAACCTAGAAATGCTAAAAAATCTTTCATATATGGTTGTAGAGTGAGTGTAATAATATCTTTAATTATAATTGTTTTATTTTTACCAAGTAGTAATTATTTAGTTAGATTATTTCAAGATAATGAAACAATAGTAAACTTAGCAGACCACTCATTAAAAATATATACATTTTCAATTATAGGATTTGGAATATATATGGTATCTCAAGGAGCTTTTATAGGATTAGGAAGAACAAGATTACCATTATCTATGGGAATTTTAAGAGTTTGGTTTATAAGATACATATTTATTCTTATAACAAAAAGATGGCTAGGAGTAGATTCTGTTTTCTGGGGAAATCTTGTATCTAACTATATAGCTGGTTTTTTATTTTATTATATTGTGACAAAAACACCTTGGAAGTCAGTATTAAAAAGATAA
- a CDS encoding glycoside hydrolase family 32 protein, translating into MDKKEYINRLNEQKKLQEMMSRDRYLLNFHLIPPSGWLNDPNGLCQFKGINHIYYQYTPFDATWGMKLWGHYTTEDWITYKEYEPFLFSDVKDDRDGVYSGSAFIKDDEIYFYYTGNVKYTDKKYDYISAGREQNTIMVRSKDGFTYDEKRTILKNSDYPNMSCHVRDPQIIERDGVFYMVLGARDLEDRGCVLIYSSKDLENWSYHMRIDSQEKFGYMWECPNLIEISGKMFLICCPQGVEQVGIDYANIYQCGYFPIDIDFEGKEYALGKFVELDRGFDIYAPQTFTDEKGRKILIGWMGLPDASYTNEETVKNGWQHALTLPRELKVKDGKIIQLPLEEFKKLRVEQENISTFENIELIFDFESCKEIELLLRESIKIIYRAGILTLNLEKCGLGRDERSVRLEKLESLNIFLDNSSIEIFVNSGEEVFTSRCYCEILENRVNLSGEYKLKEFKGYEIKKFEILK; encoded by the coding sequence ATGGATAAAAAAGAGTATATAAATCGTTTAAATGAACAGAAAAAACTACAAGAGATGATGAGTAGAGATAGATATTTACTTAACTTTCATCTAATTCCACCTAGTGGTTGGCTAAATGATCCAAATGGACTTTGTCAGTTTAAAGGGATAAATCATATTTACTATCAATATACACCTTTTGATGCTACTTGGGGTATGAAGTTATGGGGACATTATACAACAGAAGATTGGATAACCTACAAAGAGTATGAACCATTTCTTTTTTCAGATGTAAAAGATGATAGAGATGGGGTATATAGTGGTTCAGCTTTTATAAAAGATGATGAAATCTATTTTTATTATACAGGTAATGTAAAATACACCGATAAAAAATATGATTATATCTCTGCTGGAAGAGAGCAAAATACCATAATGGTAAGATCTAAAGATGGATTTACCTACGATGAGAAAAGAACAATTTTAAAAAATAGTGACTACCCTAATATGAGTTGCCATGTAAGAGACCCTCAAATAATAGAGAGAGATGGAGTTTTTTATATGGTATTAGGAGCAAGAGATTTAGAGGATAGAGGCTGTGTCTTAATATATAGTTCAAAAGATTTAGAAAACTGGTCTTATCATATGAGAATAGATTCACAAGAAAAGTTTGGATATATGTGGGAGTGCCCTAATTTAATAGAGATCTCTGGAAAGATGTTTTTAATTTGTTGTCCTCAAGGGGTGGAGCAAGTTGGAATAGATTATGCCAATATCTACCAATGTGGATATTTTCCTATAGATATAGATTTTGAGGGGAAAGAGTATGCTTTAGGAAAATTTGTAGAATTAGATAGAGGATTTGATATATATGCTCCTCAAACTTTTACTGATGAAAAAGGAAGAAAGATTTTAATTGGTTGGATGGGATTACCAGATGCTTCATACACTAATGAGGAAACAGTAAAAAATGGGTGGCAACATGCTTTAACCCTTCCTAGAGAGTTAAAGGTAAAAGATGGAAAAATTATTCAACTTCCTTTAGAGGAGTTTAAAAAATTAAGAGTTGAACAAGAAAATATATCTACTTTTGAAAATATAGAATTAATCTTTGATTTTGAAAGTTGTAAAGAGATTGAACTTCTTTTAAGAGAGAGCATAAAAATTATATATAGAGCTGGAATTTTAACTTTAAATCTTGAAAAATGTGGTCTTGGTAGAGATGAAAGAAGTGTAAGATTAGAGAAACTGGAAAGTTTAAATATATTTCTAGATAATAGCTCTATTGAGATTTTTGTCAACTCTGGAGAGGAAGTTTTTACAAGTAGATGTTATTGTGAGATTTTAGAAAATAGAGTAAATCTCAGTGGAGAGTATAAATTAAAAGAATTTAAAGGTTACGAGATAAAAAAATTTGAAATTTTAAAATAA
- a CDS encoding alanine/glycine:cation symporter family protein gives MNWFENLVNIINGIMWNKNLLVILLVVSGIIFTIRTRGVQFRLFTHMCQLLTEKSKAGKDEVSSFQAFCISTASRVGVGNLAGVVAAVSVGGPGSVFWMWVVALLNSSTAFIESTIAILYREKDPKGGYRGGAPYFLTKGLNQRWLGILFVIFALICWGGVFQVISNSVTESFNTAFGINTSMTSLILVILSAGVLFGNRNKIVKVLDKMVPFMAALYLIVVFYIIVKNIGLMGTTMVDIFEHAFGVKQFLGGTFGSVVMEGVKRGLFSNEAGSGSAPCAAAAAEVEHPAKQGLIQALGVLVDTVVICSATAFVILLSKGHVQEGLGGMTLLQEAFRYHVGEWGVVFTAVILFLFSFSTILGISFYAKPNLYFLCEKEWPQEAFKIFTLIMLYWGGVRQNFLVWSLADLGLGLMTIVNMIGVFPLVSKALESLKEYEVKFFNK, from the coding sequence ATGAATTGGTTTGAAAACTTAGTAAACATAATCAATGGAATTATGTGGAACAAAAATTTATTAGTAATACTTTTAGTAGTAAGTGGAATTATTTTTACTATTAGAACAAGGGGAGTACAATTTAGATTATTTACTCATATGTGTCAACTTTTAACTGAAAAATCTAAGGCGGGAAAAGATGAAGTTTCTTCATTCCAGGCTTTTTGTATAAGTACAGCATCAAGAGTAGGAGTAGGAAATCTTGCTGGAGTAGTAGCAGCTGTATCAGTAGGAGGACCTGGGTCTGTATTTTGGATGTGGGTAGTAGCTTTACTTAACTCTTCAACAGCTTTTATTGAATCGACTATAGCTATACTATATAGAGAAAAAGATCCAAAAGGGGGATATAGAGGAGGAGCACCATACTTTTTAACAAAAGGACTTAATCAAAGGTGGCTAGGAATATTATTTGTAATCTTTGCTCTTATATGCTGGGGAGGAGTTTTCCAAGTAATCTCAAACTCTGTTACAGAATCTTTTAATACAGCTTTTGGAATTAACACAAGTATGACTTCTTTGATTTTAGTAATATTGTCTGCTGGAGTACTTTTTGGAAATAGAAATAAAATAGTAAAAGTTTTAGATAAGATGGTTCCTTTTATGGCAGCTTTATATTTAATAGTTGTTTTTTATATAATTGTAAAAAATATAGGACTTATGGGTACAACTATGGTAGATATATTTGAACATGCATTTGGAGTTAAACAATTTTTAGGAGGAACATTTGGTAGTGTTGTTATGGAAGGAGTAAAGAGAGGACTTTTCTCTAATGAAGCAGGGTCTGGTTCTGCTCCATGTGCAGCAGCAGCAGCAGAAGTAGAACATCCAGCCAAACAAGGATTAATTCAAGCTCTAGGAGTATTAGTAGATACAGTTGTGATTTGTAGTGCTACAGCTTTTGTTATTTTATTATCTAAAGGACACGTACAAGAGGGATTAGGTGGAATGACTTTATTACAAGAAGCTTTTAGATACCATGTAGGAGAATGGGGAGTTGTTTTTACAGCGGTAATTTTATTCCTTTTCTCATTTAGTACAATTTTAGGTATTAGTTTCTATGCAAAACCTAATTTATATTTTCTATGTGAAAAAGAATGGCCACAAGAAGCTTTTAAAATATTTACACTGATTATGTTATACTGGGGAGGAGTTAGACAAAATTTCTTAGTATGGAGTTTAGCTGATTTAGGATTAGGACTTATGACAATAGTAAATATGATTGGAGTATTTCCTCTAGTTTCAAAAGCTCTTGAGAGTTTAAAAGAGTATGAAGTTAAATTTTTTAATAAATAG
- a CDS encoding AbgT family transporter translates to MEKEKSVKKGFVNKFLDFIEVGGNKLPHPVTLFFLFCVAIILISGIAAKMGASVTYEALNKATGNFEETTVKVKSLMTGDGIRYIFNSMIKNFTGFAPLGTVLIGVIGIGVCEGSGLMSALIKKIVTSTPKRAITAVVVFAGVMSNIASDAGYVVLVPLGAVIFLSFGRHPLAGLAAAFAGVSGGFSANLLLGTTDPLLGGITTEAARLLDHNYFVDATANYYFMFVSTFLITAFGTFITEKIIEPRLGKYEGENEIDMTTISEEEKKGLKAAFLVMIIFVAIMAFCTIPSNAVFRENGTLKAWTSNGLITSMMLFFLLPGIVYGYVAGTIKSDKDVAKLMAKALAGMGGYMAIVFTASQFIAYFGYTNLGTVIAVSGASALKSIGFTGLPLIVAFVFLTGFINLFMGSASAKWAIMAPVFVPMLMQLGYTPEFTQLAYRIGDSSTNIISPLMSYFAMAVAFMQKYKKDGGMGTLISLMLPYSMCFLIGWTMLMIVWFLIGLPIGPGISIHL, encoded by the coding sequence ATGGAGAAAGAAAAAAGTGTAAAAAAAGGATTTGTTAACAAATTTCTAGATTTTATTGAAGTAGGAGGAAATAAACTTCCACATCCAGTAACTCTATTTTTCTTATTTTGTGTGGCTATTATTTTAATTTCTGGAATAGCAGCAAAAATGGGAGCATCAGTTACTTATGAAGCTTTAAATAAAGCAACTGGAAATTTTGAAGAAACAACAGTTAAAGTAAAATCTCTAATGACAGGTGATGGAATTAGATATATATTTAACTCTATGATTAAAAACTTTACTGGTTTTGCACCATTAGGAACAGTTTTAATAGGGGTTATAGGTATTGGAGTATGTGAAGGTAGTGGACTTATGTCAGCTCTTATTAAAAAAATAGTAACTTCTACACCTAAAAGAGCTATCACAGCTGTTGTTGTTTTTGCTGGAGTTATGTCAAATATTGCTTCAGATGCAGGTTATGTTGTATTAGTTCCATTAGGAGCAGTAATATTTTTATCATTTGGAAGACATCCGCTTGCAGGACTTGCAGCAGCATTTGCAGGAGTATCTGGTGGATTTTCAGCTAATCTTTTATTAGGAACAACAGATCCATTACTAGGAGGAATTACTACAGAGGCAGCAAGATTATTAGATCATAACTATTTTGTAGATGCTACAGCTAACTACTATTTTATGTTTGTTTCAACATTTTTAATTACAGCATTTGGAACATTTATAACTGAAAAAATTATTGAACCAAGATTAGGAAAATATGAAGGTGAAAATGAAATAGATATGACTACTATTTCTGAAGAGGAGAAAAAAGGATTAAAAGCAGCTTTTCTTGTAATGATAATATTTGTTGCTATAATGGCTTTTTGTACTATTCCATCAAATGCAGTATTTAGAGAAAATGGGACACTTAAAGCTTGGACATCAAATGGACTTATTACTTCGATGATGTTATTTTTCTTATTACCTGGTATTGTTTATGGATATGTAGCAGGAACTATAAAAAGTGATAAAGATGTAGCTAAATTAATGGCTAAGGCGTTAGCTGGTATGGGTGGATATATGGCTATTGTATTTACAGCATCTCAGTTTATAGCATATTTTGGATATACAAATTTAGGAACAGTAATTGCTGTAAGTGGAGCATCTGCTCTTAAGTCTATTGGATTTACAGGACTGCCATTAATAGTAGCATTTGTATTTTTAACAGGATTTATTAATTTGTTTATGGGTTCAGCTTCAGCAAAATGGGCAATTATGGCTCCAGTATTTGTACCTATGCTTATGCAATTAGGATATACTCCAGAATTTACTCAATTAGCATATAGAATAGGAGATTCATCTACAAATATAATTTCTCCACTTATGTCTTATTTTGCTATGGCAGTAGCATTTATGCAAAAGTATAAAAAAGATGGTGGAATGGGAACTCTTATTTCTTTGATGTTACCATATTCAATGTGTTTCTTAATTGGATGGACAATGCTTATGATAGTTTGGTTCTTAATAGGTTTACCAATAGGACCAGGAATTTCTATCCACCTATAA
- a CDS encoding SDR family NAD(P)-dependent oxidoreductase codes for MYNESRVMGKIAFITGATSGIGKSCAISLAKLGMNVIITGRREHLLNELKNELEKNYSVKVLPLQLDVRNAQEVAEKIANLPTEWKDIDILINNAGLAYGLDKLYLNSSEDISTVIDTNIKGLLYVTNAIVPHMIERDVPTTIINMGSVAGDAAYAGGAVYCATKAAVKILSDGLRIDLVDTKIKVTDVKPGLVETDFSLVRFKGDVERAKKVYQGIEPLTPDDIAETVAYIANLPANVHVAEITLVCNNQADGRTIYKK; via the coding sequence ATGTACAATGAAAGTAGAGTAATGGGAAAAATAGCTTTTATTACAGGAGCAACTAGCGGAATAGGAAAATCTTGTGCTATATCTTTAGCTAAATTAGGAATGAATGTCATTATCACTGGAAGAAGAGAGCATCTTTTAAATGAATTAAAAAATGAATTAGAAAAAAATTATTCTGTTAAAGTTTTACCACTTCAACTAGATGTAAGAAATGCTCAAGAAGTAGCTGAAAAAATAGCCAATCTTCCTACTGAATGGAAAGATATTGATATACTTATCAATAATGCTGGATTAGCATATGGGTTAGATAAGCTTTATTTAAATTCATCAGAAGATATTTCTACTGTCATAGATACAAATATAAAAGGGCTTCTTTATGTTACTAATGCTATAGTTCCACATATGATAGAAAGAGATGTTCCTACAACTATTATCAATATGGGTTCAGTTGCTGGAGACGCAGCTTATGCTGGTGGAGCTGTTTATTGTGCTACTAAAGCAGCTGTAAAAATATTATCAGATGGACTTAGAATTGATTTAGTTGATACTAAGATAAAAGTAACTGATGTAAAACCTGGACTTGTTGAAACAGATTTCAGTTTAGTTAGATTTAAAGGAGACGTAGAAAGAGCTAAAAAAGTTTATCAAGGAATAGAGCCTCTTACTCCTGATGATATAGCTGAAACTGTAGCTTATATTGCTAATTTACCAGCCAATGTACATGTAGCTGAAATTACACTTGTTTGTAATAATCAAGCTGATGGTAGAACAATATATAAAAAATAA
- a CDS encoding shikimate kinase translates to MKDNIALIGFMGSGKSTIGRILAKYMDMKFIDIDKLIAAREKKTIPEIFSEKGEQYFRKLEREIVLEESLNNNIVIATGGGVIIDNENIKNLKETSFIVYLDCTIECIYERVKNSKTRPLLNVDNMFEKIQELYQKRELLYKISSDFSIKIDINSNMYDTAEKIKKAYIES, encoded by the coding sequence ATGAAAGATAATATTGCACTGATAGGATTTATGGGAAGTGGGAAAAGTACCATAGGAAGAATACTTGCTAAATATATGGATATGAAATTTATTGATATAGATAAACTTATTGCAGCTAGAGAAAAAAAAACTATTCCAGAAATTTTTTCTGAAAAAGGTGAACAATATTTTAGAAAATTAGAAAGGGAAATTGTTTTAGAGGAATCTCTCAATAATAATATTGTTATAGCCACTGGTGGTGGAGTTATCATAGATAATGAAAATATTAAAAATCTTAAAGAAACTTCATTTATTGTTTATCTTGATTGTACAATAGAGTGTATCTATGAAAGAGTAAAAAATAGTAAAACTCGTCCTCTTCTAAATGTTGATAATATGTTTGAAAAAATCCAAGAATTATATCAAAAAAGAGAATTACTTTACAAAATATCTAGTGATTTTAGCATAAAAATTGATATTAACAGCAATATGTATGACACTGCTGAAAAAATAAAAAAAGCCTATATCGAAAGTTAA
- a CDS encoding PTS transporter subunit EIIC, translating to MDFNKIAQEVVKNIGGKENIAVMEHCATRLRIVAKDNDKVSVEGLKSIQGIGGYFFQSGQHQIIIGTGKVNKVFAIINSQGDIKTEGAKQEAYANLNPFQKGLRALADVFIPLIPVLVATGLCMGLRGFVLQLGVTLSPEVLTMTQVVTDTVFIFLPALVVWSTFKRFGGTPVIGMVLGLMLIAPMLPNAWEVASGAVKPLQLGIFRIEGFQGTILPALIVGIVGSYIEKWVKSWMPSVVDLVFTPFLTIVIGMILAFLVVGPIFTTIEDLVMTAIQGIIGLPLGIGGGLYGAFQQVLTVTGLHHSLMIVETSYLSTLGRNPLNALGTASMAGQAGAAIAFAMSIKNKEERALKFSSIVPCFFGITEPLLFGVTLTNSKVFISGMIGGAVGGIFAVLFDIAPSVMGVTFIPAIPAYLGNNLFGYLSMIAISMGVAMGVTKILVKKN from the coding sequence ATGGACTTTAATAAAATTGCACAAGAAGTTGTAAAAAATATTGGTGGAAAAGAAAATATAGCTGTAATGGAGCATTGTGCTACTAGGCTTAGAATTGTTGCCAAAGATAATGACAAGGTTTCAGTAGAAGGTTTAAAATCTATTCAAGGAATAGGGGGATACTTTTTCCAATCTGGTCAGCATCAGATAATAATTGGAACTGGAAAGGTAAATAAGGTTTTTGCTATTATAAATTCTCAAGGAGATATAAAGACAGAGGGAGCAAAACAGGAAGCTTATGCTAATTTAAATCCATTCCAAAAAGGATTAAGAGCTTTAGCAGATGTTTTTATTCCACTTATACCAGTACTTGTTGCTACTGGACTTTGTATGGGACTCAGAGGTTTTGTATTACAATTAGGGGTAACACTTTCTCCCGAAGTTTTAACTATGACACAAGTTGTAACTGATACAGTATTTATATTTTTACCTGCTCTTGTAGTTTGGTCTACTTTTAAGAGGTTTGGTGGAACTCCTGTAATAGGAATGGTCTTAGGACTTATGTTGATAGCCCCTATGTTACCTAATGCTTGGGAAGTTGCTAGTGGTGCTGTAAAACCTTTACAATTAGGAATTTTTAGGATTGAAGGATTCCAAGGTACAATCCTCCCTGCTCTTATTGTTGGTATAGTTGGATCATATATCGAAAAATGGGTAAAATCTTGGATGCCAAGTGTAGTAGATTTAGTATTTACTCCATTTTTAACAATAGTTATAGGAATGATATTAGCTTTCTTAGTTGTAGGACCTATATTTACAACAATAGAAGATTTAGTTATGACTGCAATTCAAGGAATAATAGGGCTACCATTAGGAATAGGTGGTGGTTTATATGGTGCTTTCCAACAAGTATTGACAGTAACAGGATTACATCATTCATTAATGATTGTTGAAACAAGTTATTTAAGTACTTTAGGAAGAAATCCATTAAATGCTTTAGGAACAGCTTCTATGGCTGGACAAGCTGGAGCAGCTATAGCTTTCGCTATGAGTATAAAAAATAAGGAAGAAAGAGCTTTAAAATTCTCTTCAATAGTTCCTTGTTTCTTTGGAATAACAGAACCATTACTATTTGGAGTAACTTTAACAAATTCAAAAGTATTTATATCAGGTATGATAGGTGGAGCTGTTGGAGGAATATTTGCAGTTTTATTTGATATAGCTCCTTCTGTTATGGGAGTAACATTTATCCCAGCTATTCCAGCTTATTTAGGAAACAATCTATTTGGTTATTTATCTATGATTGCTATAAGTATGGGAGTAGCTATGGGAGTAACAAAAATTTTAGTTAAGAAAAATTAA
- a CDS encoding ROK family protein, producing MIIGAVEAGGTKFVCGVGNEKGEIFERVSFPTETPEITLAKVVEFFKDKNIERLGIGSFGPIDVNPKSKTYGYITKTPKLAWTDCDVVGYLKKYFDIPMYFDTDVNGAALGEATWGAAKGLDNCLYMTIGTGIGGGALVSGKLVHGMLHPEMGHILVKRHPEDKYEGKCPFHKDCLEGMAAGPAIEARWGIKGHELPLDHVAWDIEAYYIAQGLVNFILTLSPEKIILGGGVMKQSQLFPKIRANVIELLKGYVQTKEILENIDNYIVYPKLGDNAGLLGALALTL from the coding sequence ATGATAATAGGAGCAGTTGAAGCTGGAGGAACAAAATTTGTTTGTGGTGTGGGAAATGAAAAGGGAGAGATATTTGAAAGAGTAAGTTTTCCTACTGAAACACCTGAAATTACCCTAGCAAAAGTAGTAGAATTTTTCAAAGATAAAAATATAGAAAGACTTGGAATAGGATCTTTTGGACCAATTGATGTAAATCCTAAATCAAAAACTTATGGATATATAACAAAAACTCCTAAGTTAGCTTGGACAGATTGTGATGTAGTAGGATATTTAAAAAAATATTTTGATATCCCTATGTACTTTGATACAGATGTAAATGGAGCTGCTTTAGGAGAAGCTACATGGGGAGCAGCTAAAGGATTAGATAACTGTTTATATATGACTATAGGAACAGGAATAGGTGGTGGAGCTTTAGTTTCTGGAAAACTAGTTCATGGAATGTTACACCCTGAGATGGGACACATCTTAGTTAAAAGACATCCCGAAGATAAATACGAAGGAAAATGTCCTTTCCATAAAGATTGTTTAGAGGGAATGGCAGCAGGACCAGCTATCGAAGCTAGATGGGGAATAAAAGGACATGAGTTACCATTAGACCATGTTGCATGGGATATAGAAGCTTACTATATAGCTCAAGGATTAGTTAATTTCATTCTTACTTTATCTCCAGAAAAAATAATTTTAGGTGGTGGAGTAATGAAACAATCTCAACTTTTCCCAAAAATTAGAGCAAATGTAATAGAGTTACTAAAAGGATATGTTCAGACAAAAGAAATTCTTGAAAATATAGATAATTATATAGTATATCCAAAGTTAGGAGATAACGCTGGATTATTAGGAGCTTTAGCATTAACTTTGTAA